DNA from Lentibacillus amyloliquefaciens:
GAACGCTATGATATCGGTGATAAATTAGGATTCGTGCAGGCGACAATTGATTTTGCATTGAAACGGGAAGATTTACACAAAGATATTAAAGACTATATGGAAAAAACACTTGAGAACCTTAATACCCAGGAGGGCAGATAATGAATATCGCAGTCATCGGGACAGGTTATGTAGGGCTTGTAACCGGCGTTTGCCTAGCCGAACTTGATAACCAGGTCACCTGTATCGATATAGATGATGAAAAAATCGCTGTACTAAAAAAAGGTGAAAGTCCAATTTATGAGAACGGCTTGCCGGAGCTTCTCCAGAAAAATATTGAACGAGAACGTCTTCATTTCACAACCGATTACAATGAAGGCCTGGCCAACAAAGATTTGATTTATATAGCGGTTGGAACTCCGCAGGGAGAGGACGGCGCCGCTGACTTAACTTTCATCGATCAAGCATGTCAATCGATTGCAAAAATACTTGATCATGATGCCATCATTGTCACAAAAAGTACTGTACCGGTGGGCACGAACGAACATATTAAAGACCAAATCCAAGCGGGACTGCCTGATGATGTAACCATTAATGTCGCGTCCAACCCTGAATTTCTCCGGCAAGGATCGGCCGTACACGATACTTTTAACGGGGACAGGATTATCATTGGTTCAGATGATGAATATACACTGGACATTTTGGAAAAGGTTAATACCGGTTTCAATCTTCCCATCGTAAGAACGGATCTGCGGAGCGCTGAGATGATAAAATATGCTTCGAATGCCTTTTTGGCAACCAAACTCAGTTTCATTAACGAGATGGCTAACCTGTGTGAAAAGTTGGGTGCTAATATTGACAATGTTTCAGAGGGAATGGGGATGGATAAGCGGATTGGAAGTTCATTTCTAAATGCCGGTATCGGCTATGGCGGGTCGTGTTTTCCAAAGGATACAAGAGCTGTCATCTCAGTTGGGAAAAAAGTTGATTATGACATGCAGCTGCTGGAAAATGTGGTCGGTGTTAATGAACGACAGAAGGTAATACTTGTCGACAAAGTGATGGAACGGTTTAAAGACCTTCAAGGTAAAAAAGTCGCTGTTTTGGGTTTGGCGTTTAAACCAAACACAGATGATATGCGGGAAGCGCCATCCATTTTTGTGACCGAAAATCTGCTGGACCAGGGTGCAGATGTCCATGCCTATGACCCGGTTGCGGCGGAAAATGCCAAACAAATACTCTCGGACAAAATCACCTATGCTGCCAGTGTGAAAGAAACCATAGATGGGGCGGATTTGACATTAATACTGACAGAATGGGACGAAATAAAGAAATTCCCGCTCAGCGAATATAAACAATACATGAACTACCCAGTCATTTTCGACGGCAGAAATTGCTTTGATTTAGAACAGCTGGCCGGAAGCAACGTTGAATATCATTCCATCGGCCGGCCCGCTGTGTATAGTTAGTGCAGAAAGGAAGTTGGCGCAAGGCCGACTCCTTTTTCATTTGAAGAAATCATTTTGACGATGAATCGATCTATTTTGACAATTTATTATTTTGTGCTGCTGTGGTATAATGCGTTGAGATTAATAGGAGCAATAAATCGATGTCCTTAACAGGGGAAGGCTGAATACCGTGAAAAAGAAAAAAGTGCTTTTCTTCATTTATCAAATGGGTGCCGGCGGAGCAGCCAGAACAATGCTGAACATCATCAATAATCTGGATAGGACAAAAATTGACCCTGTACTGGTCACTTTGAATTATAATGGAAATTATGAAGACTATTTGAAATCGGATATTAATTTTATCAAACTCGAAACAAAACGATTGCGATCAGCCATTTTCCCATTGGCCAAAGTCATCAGACATGAACAGGCGGACGCTGTATTTAGCACGATTCCGAACTATAACACCGTTGCTATATTAGCAAAGTTATTGTCGTTTACATCAGCGAAAAGCATTGTCAGGGAAGCGGCTTATTTAGGCGGCGACTTTTCAGCAAACATGAAATTAAGAGCCTATGGGTTCTTATATCGGTTTTCCGACAAGGTTATAGCGCTGTCTAACGGTGTTAAGGAAAATATCATCAGGCGCTACAATGTGAACCCGAAAAAAATTCAGGTTATCTACAACCCGGTCGATGTGAATGGTATAGAGCATCTTATTGGCGACGGGAATATAGCCGGAGAACATAAATCAATATTTACGGACGATGCGAAAGTCATCATTACAGCAGGCAGACTTGTCAAAGATAAAGATCATGAAACACTGCTTCATGCATTCGCCAAACTTAAGCGCCGGATAAACACGAAGCTTGTGATTTTGGGTGAGGGTGAACTGGAAGCTTCATTAAAAGCGAAAGCAGAAGAGTTGGAAATAGCCGATAACGTCTATTTTCTCGGCTTTCAGCGCAATCCTTATATCTATTTTAAACATGCCGATCTTTTTGCGCTGTCATCGCTTCATGAAGGGTTCGGCCATGTGTTGGCTGAAGCGTTGGCAACTGGAATACCGGTCGTTTCCACCAATTGCAGGCCAGGTGCCAGCGAGGTGTTGAACGACGGGGAATTTGGTGTCATGTGTAATGTCGGAGATGCTGAGGATATGGCTGTGAAATTATATGAGACTTTAACAAGGGATAACGAACAATTGATGCAAATGGTCGAAAACGGCAAGGAACGTGCAAGAGCTTTTGATGCGAAACGAATTGCCAAACAGTACGAAGAGTCATTTATGCAAACAATCGGCCAGAACGACAGGAGTTGACAAAATGTGAGCACTCAAAAGCGTGTCGTGCATTTGACGACCGTCCACCATCCATATGATCCAAGGATCTACCATAAGGAATGCAAGTCACTGAAAAATGCCGGCTATGATGTGACACTGATTGCCCGGGAAGCCGAAAATGGTGCGCAAAAAGAAAGTCCAATCAGCCATATTCCTGTCAAAACATATAAAAGCAGACTGAAACGGATGATTTTTGGGACTATGGATGCGTATAAGAAGGCAAAAGCACTGGATGCGGATGTCTACCATTTTCATGATCCGGAACTGTTGCCTGTTGGATGGTTATTGAAAAAGAAACATAATGCCGTTGTTTATGATATTCACGAAGATTATATCACTAGTATTATGCAGAAAGAATATTTGAATAAGCCCATTAGAAAATTAACTGCTGCTGCGTATAAGTATATAGAGAAATTCTTTTCCAGGAAGATGGAGCTATGTCTGGCGGAAAAGTATTATAAAGATATTTATCCGAGTGGATACTGTATACTGAATTATCCAACAGTTAATCAAACGTTTGTTCAACATGAACGGAATCATGGACCATTGGAAGATAAACTGTTGTATACTGGGAATGTATCGTACGTACGGGGGGCGCAGATTCATGCGAAAATCCCGTTGGTTCACGACCAGGTGTCGGTTCATTTTGTCGGGAAATGCCCTAGTGACTTAGCGGAAGAAATGTATGATATTGCCGGTGATCAAAAAGATCGGCTCGAACTGGAAGGCATTGACCGGTTCATTGAGAAAGGAGATATCGAAGCAAGGTACCTCGGCCACAATTGGCTGGCAGGTATTGCGGTATTTCCGCCGACCGAGCATTATAAGAAAAAAGAACTCACGAAGTTTTTTGAGTATATGAATGCAGGGCTGCCGATTCTATGCTCGAATTTCCCTGTGTGGAAAAACTTCGTAGAGAAGTATGATTGCGGACTCACTGTTGACCCTTATGATGAATTGAAAATCAGGGAAGCGATTGACTATTTGCGGAACAATCCTGATGATGCAAAACGTATGGGGGAAAACGGCAAAAAGGCTGTCACGGGCAAGCTGAACTGGCATGCAGAAGAAGAAAAGCTCATCGAATGGTATGGGCAATTGACTGCAAAACGGTAAATAGGTGATAATATGGCAAGCAAACATACCAATCAGGAAGCAAATCCGCTCATTTCAATCATTACACCTGCTTATAACGCGGAAGAATTTATTAAAGAAACGATTGAGTCAGTACTTGCGCAAACCTATTCCAATTGGGAAATGATTATCGTGGATGATCGTTCCGCAGATGGAACGGTGGCAGAGGTAAAAGCGTATGAAAAACAGGATGACCGTATTAAATTGGTCGAACTTGAGGAAAACAGCGGATCCGCTGTTGCCCGCAATACAGCAATGGAACAAGCACGTGGGCACTATATAGCGTTTTTGGACAGTGATGATCTCTGGTTTCCGGAAAAGCTGGAAAACCAGCTGCGTTTTATGAAAGAAAAGGATATTGCTTTTTCATTCACAAAATATGTCCGTATGGAAGAGGACGGCACATTAAAAGACAACATATCAAAAGCTCCGGAATCAGTTGGGTACAATGATTTAATGAAACATTGTGTAATCGGCTGCCTCACAGTAATGATTGACAGAGATAAAGTCGGTCATCTCAAAATGGTTAATATCCGGACACGACAGGATTATGCCTACTGGCTCGCAGTAACAAAAAGAGGCTTTCGGGCATATGGATTGCCGGAAGTCTTGGCTAAATACAGGTCAGTAGAAAATTCGATTTCCAGCAATAAAGTAAAAGCTGCTAAACGGCAGTGGTATGTCTACCGGCAAGTTGAAAATCAGAATATCCTTAAAAGCTTATGGTACTTTTTCCATTATGCTGCAAAAGGGATTAGAAATACGATTAAATATAAATTGTCGGCGCGGAACAGTTAATTGTATGAATCAGGCGGTGTCATGTTAAGTTATGAAAACATATCTTCAGGAAATGCTAAAACGAAAAGATTTATTATTTTATTTGGTGAAGTCCGGGCTGAAAGCAGAGCACCGCAATAGCTATCTGGGCTATTTCTGGTGGCTGCTTGACCCTTTATTGAATGTACTCGTGTATTATTTTTTGGTCGTGATTATATTGGGAAGAGGCGACGATGTCGAGAATTACCCTCTCTTTCTTGTTATTGGGCTTGTCGTCTGGAGATGGATCAGCTCAGCTGTGAATTCATCGGCAAAATCAATTTTGCGCTATAGTTCGATTATCAATCAGGTCTATTTGCCGAAATCGATTTTTCCATTGTCATTTACGATTTCACAGATGTTTAACTTCTTATTTGGTTTAATTGTCATCGCCATGTTCCTGGCAATATATGGTGTTATGCCTGATTGGCACATTATCTATTTGCCGCTGCTTATA
Protein-coding regions in this window:
- a CDS encoding glycosyltransferase family 2 protein; amino-acid sequence: MASKHTNQEANPLISIITPAYNAEEFIKETIESVLAQTYSNWEMIIVDDRSADGTVAEVKAYEKQDDRIKLVELEENSGSAVARNTAMEQARGHYIAFLDSDDLWFPEKLENQLRFMKEKDIAFSFTKYVRMEEDGTLKDNISKAPESVGYNDLMKHCVIGCLTVMIDRDKVGHLKMVNIRTRQDYAYWLAVTKRGFRAYGLPEVLAKYRSVENSISSNKVKAAKRQWYVYRQVENQNILKSLWYFFHYAAKGIRNTIKYKLSARNS
- a CDS encoding UDP-glucose dehydrogenase family protein, whose amino-acid sequence is MNIAVIGTGYVGLVTGVCLAELDNQVTCIDIDDEKIAVLKKGESPIYENGLPELLQKNIERERLHFTTDYNEGLANKDLIYIAVGTPQGEDGAADLTFIDQACQSIAKILDHDAIIVTKSTVPVGTNEHIKDQIQAGLPDDVTINVASNPEFLRQGSAVHDTFNGDRIIIGSDDEYTLDILEKVNTGFNLPIVRTDLRSAEMIKYASNAFLATKLSFINEMANLCEKLGANIDNVSEGMGMDKRIGSSFLNAGIGYGGSCFPKDTRAVISVGKKVDYDMQLLENVVGVNERQKVILVDKVMERFKDLQGKKVAVLGLAFKPNTDDMREAPSIFVTENLLDQGADVHAYDPVAAENAKQILSDKITYAASVKETIDGADLTLILTEWDEIKKFPLSEYKQYMNYPVIFDGRNCFDLEQLAGSNVEYHSIGRPAVYS
- a CDS encoding glycosyltransferase, with the protein product MSTQKRVVHLTTVHHPYDPRIYHKECKSLKNAGYDVTLIAREAENGAQKESPISHIPVKTYKSRLKRMIFGTMDAYKKAKALDADVYHFHDPELLPVGWLLKKKHNAVVYDIHEDYITSIMQKEYLNKPIRKLTAAAYKYIEKFFSRKMELCLAEKYYKDIYPSGYCILNYPTVNQTFVQHERNHGPLEDKLLYTGNVSYVRGAQIHAKIPLVHDQVSVHFVGKCPSDLAEEMYDIAGDQKDRLELEGIDRFIEKGDIEARYLGHNWLAGIAVFPPTEHYKKKELTKFFEYMNAGLPILCSNFPVWKNFVEKYDCGLTVDPYDELKIREAIDYLRNNPDDAKRMGENGKKAVTGKLNWHAEEEKLIEWYGQLTAKR
- a CDS encoding glycosyltransferase, yielding MKKKKVLFFIYQMGAGGAARTMLNIINNLDRTKIDPVLVTLNYNGNYEDYLKSDINFIKLETKRLRSAIFPLAKVIRHEQADAVFSTIPNYNTVAILAKLLSFTSAKSIVREAAYLGGDFSANMKLRAYGFLYRFSDKVIALSNGVKENIIRRYNVNPKKIQVIYNPVDVNGIEHLIGDGNIAGEHKSIFTDDAKVIITAGRLVKDKDHETLLHAFAKLKRRINTKLVILGEGELEASLKAKAEELEIADNVYFLGFQRNPYIYFKHADLFALSSLHEGFGHVLAEALATGIPVVSTNCRPGASEVLNDGEFGVMCNVGDAEDMAVKLYETLTRDNEQLMQMVENGKERARAFDAKRIAKQYEESFMQTIGQNDRS
- a CDS encoding ABC transporter permease, which codes for MKTYLQEMLKRKDLLFYLVKSGLKAEHRNSYLGYFWWLLDPLLNVLVYYFLVVIILGRGDDVENYPLFLVIGLVVWRWISSAVNSSAKSILRYSSIINQVYLPKSIFPLSFTISQMFNFLFGLIVIAMFLAIYGVMPDWHIIYLPLLIVITVIFLMAVGFILAYVTVFVRDIDNILTYVTRIFFYASPIIWVGGRLPPEYSIFVDLNPIAIIVTAYRDILMNHTTPDFIGLGIITVVSIVAIIITLYHYSKNEHKIIKAL